In Serinus canaria isolate serCan28SL12 chromosome 7 unlocalized genomic scaffold, serCan2020 HiC_scaffold_29, whole genome shotgun sequence, a single genomic region encodes these proteins:
- the LOC127061118 gene encoding LOW QUALITY PROTEIN: UDP-glucuronosyltransferase 1A1-like (The sequence of the model RefSeq protein was modified relative to this genomic sequence to represent the inferred CDS: substituted 2 bases at 2 genomic stop codons) has translation MAPGLWGPSPPVVLLLLSLLGLAATGKLLVTSVDRSPWFSIREGLDMLRQKGHEVVVVVPEVSLNVKTSENFVIKRYPVPFTQEDMDNAYKAFFNFAFEDGSFLERYFKGMENIKTLTDFFFSSCEQLLQNKELIRYLEESNFDAILTDPVIPCGVILAEHLSLPSVYFLRLLPCGLDSEASQCPNPPSYVPRXFSELTDXMTFFQRVKNLLFDTQNLFLCDFAFEPYSKLASDFLQREVTVQDLLQKGSVWLLRMEFVLDYPRPLMPNMIPIGGVHCAHKDLPQLLVVPVDGSHWLSMREVVDMLRQKGHEVIVVAPEVALHIKPSKNFVMKICAQLLQNKELIRYLEESKFDAILTDPVSTCGMALGLSATPPVELLLLSLLGLAAAGKLLVVPADGSHWLSMREVVTMLRQ, from the exons ATGGCCCCGGGGCTCTGGGGGCCTTCTCCACCAGTTGTGcttctgctcctgtccctgctgggtcTGGCTGCTACTGGGAAGCTCCTGGTGACATCAGTGGACAGGAGCCCCTGGTTCAGCATACGGGAGGGGCTGGACATGCTGAGGCAGAAGGGACACGAGGTGGTCGTGGTGGTACCTGAAGTCTCCTTGAACGTCAAAACATCGGAGAACTTTGTGATTAAAAGATACCCGGTCCCTTTCACACAGGAAGATATGGACAATGCATACaaggcattttttaattttgcatttgaagATGGATCTTTTCtggaaagatattttaaaggaatggaaaatattaaaacactcactgattttttcttctccagttgTGAACAGCTCTTGCAAAACAAAGAGCTCATCAGGTACCTTGAGGAGAGCAACTTTGATGCCATCCTTACAGACCCTGTAATACCTTGTGGGGTGATCCTGGCAGAGCACCTTTCACTGCCTTCTGTCTATTTCTTACGATTACTCCCGTGTGGGTTAGATTCTGAAGCCAGTCAGTGTCCCAATCCTCCTTCCTACGTGCCCAGGTGATTTTCAGAGCTGACGGACTAAATGACCTTTTTCCAGCGGGTGAAGAATCTGCTCTTTGACACCCAAAAccttttcctctgtgatttTGCCTTTGAGCCCTACTCAAAACTGGCTTCAGATTTTCTGCAGCGGGAGGTGACTGTGCAGGATCTCTTACAGAAGGGCTCTGTTTGGCTCCTGAGGATGGAATTTGTGCTTGACTATCCAAGACCCTTGATGCCCAACATGATTCCTATTGGAGGAGTACACTGTGCTCACAAGGATCTGCCTCAG cttCTGGTGGTGCCAGTGGATGGGAGCCACTGGCTGAGCATGCGGGAGGTGGTGGACATGCTTAGGCAGAAGGGACACGAGGTGATCGTGGTGGCACCTGAAGTGGCTTTGCACATCAAACCGTCAAAGAACTTTGTGATGAAAAT CTGTGcgcagctgctgcagaacaaGGAGCTCATCAGGTACCTTGAGGAGAGCAAGTTTGATGCCATCCTTACAGACCCTGTATCAACTTGCG gaatggCCCTGGGGCTCAGTGCTACTCCACCGGTTGAgcttctcctcctgtccctgctgggtctggctgctgctgggaagctcCTGGTGGTGCCAGCAGATGGGAGCCACTGGCTGAGCATGCGGGAGGTGGTGACCATGCTGAGGCAGTAG